A window from Terriglobia bacterium encodes these proteins:
- a CDS encoding 4-hydroxybutyrate CoA-transferase, with amino-acid sequence MSWDVDYKRKLMNAVDALRCVESGMRVYIHPGCAEPESLVEALMERAPFVRDVEIIHLMTMGSAPYVAPEMAGHFRHNAMFIGGNVREAVNDGRADYTPVFLSEIEGLIESGQMRIDVALIHVSPPDSHGYCSLGVGVDTTMTAVRCAKFVVAQVNDQMPRTYGDCFLHINQMNALVETSRPLCEAPKVEITNTHRAIARHVATLIEDGSTLQTGIGGIPDAVLPYLADRQDLGVHTELISDGVIPLIEAGVLTGRRKTLLPRKIVVSFVLGSKRLFEYVNENPIFEFRPNAFTNDPLQIARNDRMIAINSALQVDLTGQVCADSIGTQFYSGIGGQVDFIRGSSRSKGGKPIIALPATAKNDTVSRIVPMLDPGAGVVTSRGLTRYVVTEFGIAYLHGKTIRERAQALISIAHPKFRDQLFEYCEGTKWLQRNHMALASVEASSRP; translated from the coding sequence ATGTCATGGGACGTTGATTACAAGCGCAAGCTGATGAACGCGGTAGACGCGCTGCGCTGCGTGGAGTCGGGGATGCGGGTGTACATCCACCCGGGATGCGCCGAGCCGGAATCGCTGGTAGAGGCGCTGATGGAGCGGGCGCCATTCGTTCGGGACGTGGAGATCATCCACCTGATGACGATGGGAAGTGCGCCCTATGTCGCGCCGGAGATGGCGGGACACTTCCGCCACAACGCAATGTTCATCGGCGGAAACGTGCGCGAGGCGGTCAACGACGGCCGCGCCGACTACACCCCGGTGTTCCTGAGCGAAATCGAGGGGCTGATCGAGAGCGGACAGATGCGCATTGACGTGGCGCTGATCCATGTGTCGCCGCCGGACTCGCACGGGTACTGCTCGCTGGGCGTGGGCGTGGACACGACGATGACGGCAGTGCGCTGCGCGAAATTCGTGGTGGCGCAGGTGAACGACCAGATGCCGCGCACCTACGGCGACTGCTTTCTGCACATCAACCAGATGAACGCGTTGGTGGAAACGTCGCGGCCGCTCTGCGAAGCGCCGAAGGTGGAGATCACCAACACGCATCGGGCCATCGCACGGCACGTAGCGACGCTTATCGAGGACGGTTCGACGCTGCAAACCGGGATCGGAGGCATCCCGGACGCGGTCCTGCCGTACCTGGCCGACCGCCAGGACCTGGGAGTGCACACGGAGCTGATCAGCGACGGGGTAATCCCGCTGATCGAAGCGGGCGTGCTGACCGGCCGGCGCAAGACGCTGCTGCCGCGCAAGATCGTGGTTTCGTTCGTGCTGGGCAGCAAGCGGCTATTCGAGTACGTCAACGAGAATCCCATCTTTGAATTCCGGCCGAATGCGTTCACCAACGACCCGCTGCAGATTGCGCGCAACGATCGCATGATCGCGATCAACTCGGCGCTGCAGGTTGATTTGACGGGGCAGGTGTGCGCCGACTCCATCGGCACGCAGTTCTACAGCGGGATCGGCGGGCAGGTGGACTTTATCCGCGGGTCATCGCGCTCCAAGGGCGGAAAACCGATCATCGCGCTGCCGGCGACCGCCAAGAACGACACGGTGTCGCGCATTGTGCCGATGCTGGACCCGGGAGCGGGCGTAGTGACCTCGCGGGGCCTGACACGATACGTGGTGACCGAGTTTGGCATTGCCTACCTGCATGGCAAGACGATCCGGGAGCGGGCCCAGGCGCTGATCTCGATCGCGCACCCAAAGTTCCGCGATCAGTTGTTCGAATACTGCGAGGGCACCAAGTGGCTACAGCGGAACCACATGGCGCTGGCGAGCGTGGAGGCGTCTTCGCGGCCCTGA
- a CDS encoding 4Fe-4S binding protein encodes MAAVSRGSVRINVEECKGCGLCVDSCPPKCLALAPELNAYGAHPARYARAAEAVHATTL; translated from the coding sequence ATGGCGGCTGTATCGCGCGGTAGCGTGAGGATCAACGTCGAGGAATGCAAGGGCTGTGGCCTTTGCGTGGATTCGTGCCCGCCGAAGTGCCTGGCGCTGGCACCGGAACTGAACGCCTACGGGGCACATCCGGCGCGGTATGCGCGCGCGGCGGAGGCGGTCCATGCGACAACTCTGTAA